Proteins from a single region of Abyssalbus ytuae:
- a CDS encoding PH domain-containing protein, whose translation MDEQNIWEGSPSQWINFGFYLLCVPLTLVFGLGVLLALWKYFDTRLHKLEVTDQRIMEHRGIFSKTTDELELYRVKDLRHDQPFLLRILGLSNIVLETTDRSNPVLELKGLKEGQYIKEQLRVAVDKRRDIKGVKEVDFK comes from the coding sequence ATGGATGAACAAAATATTTGGGAAGGCTCACCTTCACAATGGATTAATTTTGGGTTTTATTTGCTTTGCGTACCCCTTACCCTTGTTTTTGGGTTGGGGGTATTATTAGCCCTGTGGAAGTACTTTGATACTCGTTTGCACAAACTGGAAGTAACCGATCAGCGTATAATGGAACACCGGGGTATTTTTTCTAAAACAACCGACGAATTAGAACTTTACCGGGTAAAAGACCTCAGGCACGATCAACCTTTTTTATTGAGGATATTAGGATTATCTAATATTGTATTGGAAACTACCGACAGGTCTAATCCTGTGCTGGAACTCAAAGGATTGAAAGAAGGCCAGTACATTAAAGAACAATTAAGGGTTGCCGTAGATAAAAGAAGGGATATAAAAGGAGTGAAGGAAGTAGATTTTAAATAA
- a CDS encoding ATP-binding protein has product METIKTTDPYLDTLLNRIFFDHIEETTFDLKNNPSKILTGFTTPEAVTVLDIIKFKYPAAKSYIVSENISGDSDTISVDELNNLKNTLNTTALFILPCDETTELENLEHLEFSTISYNDLQQKLIDELISGMPEEFSKCIREDIIECLNYLKDTPVKNMAVLNYLSALEDKGCTITNIGNYIYLLDLIPDAGLLRDTTTTRHRVQANLNSVNILTEFEKELYDRIRQLPVHKDSIQRQLVDFFRKETGIKTVSGFTKTIFEHYEELNFSNWKITENNLKPIALPSEHVTPAYDLLIGNTSSTTQFGLIGESISGRKVALDLSGTNTISLFGVQGGGKSYTIGTITEMVIKQFSHVCELPSPLAGVIFHYSESMDYEPEFTSMIYPNDKEREIEKLKRRYGADPSSLEDVIILCPKDKLKEKQAEYPSVKVKPISFSPLELNVQDWMFLLGALGSNANYVKQLKAIAKKHRKNINLDVIKEDVLSSPLFTEFERGLALQKLDFAREYIDSSSTLKDLMYPGRLIIVDLRDEFIDKDEALGLFVIILNIFSGVKKAEGKRFNKFIVFDEAHKYMDNKDLTSNIVTTIREMRHKGVNIMIASQDPPSLPKEIIELSSVVLLHKFNSPHWLTHIKNALTQLEILSPQDMNVLAPGEGYLWATKATEKGITHKPLKITARPRVTKHGGATLQATGEK; this is encoded by the coding sequence ATGGAGACAATTAAGACGACAGATCCCTACCTGGACACACTGTTAAACAGAATATTTTTTGACCATATTGAAGAAACTACTTTCGATTTAAAGAATAACCCGTCTAAAATACTCACGGGTTTCACCACCCCGGAAGCCGTTACCGTACTGGATATCATCAAATTTAAATATCCCGCCGCAAAATCTTATATCGTTTCAGAAAACATATCCGGTGATAGTGATACTATTTCGGTTGACGAACTGAATAATTTAAAGAACACCCTGAATACAACGGCCCTGTTTATTCTTCCCTGTGATGAAACTACGGAGTTAGAAAACCTGGAACACCTGGAATTCAGTACCATCTCCTATAACGACCTTCAACAAAAACTTATAGATGAATTAATTTCAGGAATGCCGGAAGAATTCTCAAAATGCATACGGGAAGATATTATAGAATGTTTAAACTATCTTAAAGACACTCCTGTAAAAAACATGGCTGTTTTAAACTATCTGTCCGCCCTGGAAGATAAGGGCTGTACCATTACCAATATCGGCAACTATATATACCTGTTAGATCTGATACCTGATGCCGGTTTATTACGGGATACTACCACAACCCGACACCGGGTACAGGCTAACCTAAACAGTGTAAACATACTCACAGAGTTTGAAAAAGAGCTTTATGACCGTATACGGCAACTGCCCGTTCATAAAGATTCCATTCAAAGGCAATTAGTAGATTTCTTCCGGAAAGAAACCGGCATTAAAACAGTATCCGGTTTTACAAAAACCATTTTTGAGCACTATGAGGAGCTTAACTTTTCTAACTGGAAAATAACAGAAAACAACCTAAAGCCTATCGCACTCCCTTCGGAACACGTTACCCCGGCATATGACCTGCTTATAGGCAATACCTCATCTACCACGCAATTCGGGCTAATTGGAGAGAGCATAAGCGGCCGAAAAGTGGCCCTGGACCTTAGCGGAACCAACACCATAAGCTTATTCGGGGTACAGGGAGGAGGTAAAAGTTATACCATAGGCACTATTACCGAAATGGTCATAAAACAGTTCAGCCACGTTTGCGAACTTCCTTCACCTTTGGCAGGAGTTATATTCCATTACAGTGAAAGTATGGATTATGAACCGGAATTTACTTCCATGATCTACCCCAATGATAAAGAAAGAGAAATCGAGAAATTAAAAAGAAGGTACGGAGCCGACCCCTCATCATTAGAAGATGTTATTATTCTGTGCCCCAAAGACAAACTCAAAGAAAAACAAGCCGAATACCCATCGGTAAAAGTTAAACCAATATCGTTCAGTCCGCTAGAACTTAATGTACAAGACTGGATGTTCCTGCTGGGGGCACTGGGAAGCAATGCCAATTATGTAAAACAATTAAAAGCAATAGCCAAAAAACACCGGAAAAACATCAATCTGGATGTGATAAAAGAAGATGTCTTATCCTCTCCCCTGTTTACGGAGTTTGAAAGAGGGCTCGCCCTGCAAAAACTGGATTTTGCAAGAGAGTATATAGATAGCTCCTCTACGCTTAAAGACCTTATGTATCCCGGAAGGTTAATTATAGTAGACCTAAGAGATGAATTTATTGATAAAGATGAAGCGCTGGGACTGTTTGTAATTATACTGAATATTTTCTCAGGGGTAAAAAAAGCAGAGGGTAAACGCTTTAACAAATTTATTGTTTTTGATGAAGCCCATAAATATATGGACAATAAAGACCTTACCTCCAACATTGTAACAACTATAAGGGAGATGCGGCACAAAGGAGTAAACATTATGATTGCCAGCCAGGATCCGCCCAGTTTGCCTAAAGAGATCATAGAGCTAAGCTCTGTTGTGCTGTTACATAAATTTAACAGCCCCCACTGGTTAACCCATATTAAAAATGCCCTTACACAATTAGAAATACTGTCTCCACAGGACATGAACGTTCTGGCTCCCGGAGAAGGGTATTTATGGGCTACCAAAGCCACAGAAAAAGGAATTACACATAAACCGCTTAAAATAACTGCACGCCCGCGTGTTACCAAACACGGCGGGGCCACCTTACAGGCCACCGGTGAAAAATAA
- a CDS encoding DnaJ domain-containing protein produces the protein MAKINYEKKYYEILGVKPTSDDDDIKKAYKKAALRYHPDRNQNNLAEATEKFKEIGEAYEILSDPETRKNYDRGRRHGSMNPTYSDPTNIFQHFAGPSGFSQEGKSQQDRQDRNNAKTNVKSENEEKEKLKKRIEELERFLEREKIIDKIGKTRDEIKGEIEKIKNIGSLKVYYKDSSDVQSLSSKEEDLFREISGYNDSLKKIAESKLRIEVSLDSYHNNYRKEYSDKEFQLSSEEKINYLKTIEKLYDELGKNARELSQQYEKCNSAYMRLNEKVTELETQRMQTERQEKEREKLERERQGKEREKLEKERQGKEREKQERERQERERQEKERQEKEREKQERERQEKEKERENIINRIEKKIDSIKESKLLKPDDFPETSGYNRTEAEDALHSVTLEYKFLLNSDDVQELKRRTEDRLMYVEIEVSFSKSHPELDRSISDLQFYEQKLDEIISNMRFTNVSLETYSARMNKKRKEVHQEYAKLDEEIAQKTAALHEIKSDISTEGRKIMRGLGVLKEGEVPRYKVFEGVDISQVPEKIMEKGREFHQELNSTIEKIENDIAKLDKDYKAIGIGNTDDASPKFAKEIKDRIDSLKEKIERAGDFKEKLEDLFEEMTIHHHKLSPKRVDLLTDIKEFRESLGKKGHDMHNFTESQVHMRPDVERSKPSTKLPSRPLSPHR, from the coding sequence ATGGCAAAAATAAACTATGAAAAAAAATATTATGAAATATTAGGAGTTAAACCAACTTCTGATGATGATGATATAAAAAAAGCATATAAAAAAGCAGCATTAAGGTATCATCCCGATAGAAATCAAAATAACTTAGCGGAAGCAACAGAAAAATTTAAAGAAATAGGTGAGGCCTATGAAATTTTATCAGATCCTGAGACAAGGAAGAATTATGATCGAGGTCGTAGGCATGGTAGCATGAATCCAACTTATAGTGATCCAACAAATATTTTTCAACACTTTGCCGGTCCAAGTGGATTCTCTCAAGAAGGCAAATCACAACAAGACCGACAAGACCGAAATAATGCTAAAACAAATGTGAAAAGTGAAAATGAAGAAAAAGAAAAGCTAAAAAAAAGAATAGAAGAATTAGAAAGATTTTTAGAACGAGAAAAAATTATAGATAAAATAGGTAAAACTAGAGATGAAATTAAGGGGGAAATAGAGAAAATAAAAAATATCGGATCATTAAAAGTTTATTATAAAGACTCGTCAGATGTACAATCTTTATCCTCTAAAGAGGAAGATTTATTTAGGGAAATTTCTGGTTATAATGATTCTTTGAAAAAAATAGCAGAATCCAAACTTAGAATTGAAGTTAGTCTTGACAGTTATCATAATAATTATCGTAAGGAATATTCAGACAAGGAATTCCAATTAAGTTCTGAGGAGAAAATAAATTATTTAAAAACTATAGAAAAACTATATGATGAATTAGGAAAGAATGCACGAGAACTTTCTCAACAATATGAAAAATGTAATAGTGCTTATATGCGTTTAAATGAAAAGGTTACAGAACTTGAAACGCAAAGAATGCAAACAGAGAGACAGGAAAAAGAGAGGGAGAAACTGGAAAGAGAGAGACAGGGAAAGGAAAGAGAGAAACTGGAAAAAGAGAGACAGGGAAAGGAAAGAGAGAAACAGGAAAGAGAGAGACAGGAAAGAGAGAGACAGGAAAAAGAGAGACAGGAAAAAGAAAGGGAGAAACAGGAAAGAGAGAGACAGGAAAAAGAAAAAGAACGAGAAAATATTATTAATCGAATAGAAAAGAAAATAGACTCAATAAAGGAATCTAAATTGCTAAAACCGGATGATTTCCCTGAAACTAGCGGATATAACCGTACGGAAGCAGAGGATGCTTTACATTCTGTTACCCTTGAGTATAAGTTCCTTTTAAACTCAGATGATGTACAAGAATTAAAACGCAGAACAGAGGATAGATTGATGTATGTTGAAATTGAAGTTTCATTTTCAAAATCCCATCCGGAACTTGATAGAAGTATATCGGATTTACAATTTTACGAACAAAAACTGGATGAGATAATTAGCAATATGAGGTTTACGAATGTTTCTCTTGAAACATATTCTGCCAGAATGAATAAGAAAAGAAAAGAAGTACATCAAGAATATGCAAAACTGGATGAAGAAATAGCACAAAAGACTGCAGCATTGCATGAAATAAAAAGTGATATATCAACAGAAGGGAGAAAAATTATGCGAGGCTTGGGTGTTTTAAAGGAGGGAGAAGTACCCAGATATAAAGTGTTTGAAGGTGTAGATATATCTCAAGTTCCGGAGAAAATTATGGAAAAAGGAAGAGAATTTCATCAAGAGTTGAACTCAACTATTGAAAAGATAGAAAATGACATAGCAAAATTAGACAAAGATTACAAGGCTATTGGAATAGGTAACACCGATGATGCCTCTCCTAAATTTGCTAAAGAAATTAAGGATAGAATAGATAGTCTTAAAGAGAAGATAGAAAGGGCAGGGGATTTTAAAGAAAAACTTGAAGATTTATTTGAGGAAATGACCATACATCACCACAAGCTAAGTCCCAAAAGAGTAGATTTATTGACTGATATTAAGGAGTTTAGAGAAAGCCTGGGAAAAAAGGGACATGATATGCATAATTTTACGGAATCCCAGGTTCATATGAGACCCGATGTGGAAAGATCAAAGCCATCAACAAAATTGCCATCTCGACCCTTATCACCTCATAGATAG
- a CDS encoding type IV secretory system conjugative DNA transfer family protein: MKDKFSIDIVIIFALVMCLILLLLDIYTGFYQELNSLGLTDGQLNRAIKKIYGSFPLISNSFFLRILILGVFMLGAFGISFKKKPEEDDDLKKYVVSVVISFFLFVVSGGFKINLTANILISFASWMVFIWSFLHIRKHFNFFSNKDEFNNKNLIFQQEKLYKQNPYSINLKTENGLINVVNPFRATMVLGTPGSGKSYSVIEEYIRQHIMKNFSMLVYDFKFPSLAKETYGFYEYYKKTYKVTPRFTVISLDDIEHSNFVNPISPDLIRKTADAIEASQTVLYNLNKEWITKKDFFAQSAISYFACCIYFLKLFEGGKFCTLPHAIALASCPDEKVFKIFQKWPELRFFMTPFADALEKQAYEQLSGQTATARIPLSQLATRELFWVMGNNVYPELNASLDVNNPEDPQIMILANSPTTQTTNSPALGLISTQLIKVVNTQDKIPCSIIIDELPTMYFMGLDNLIATARSNKVSTTIGAQDLEQLKRDYGDKVAETIFNIVGNIFSGSVRSGTATKLQEIFGKKKQRLKNMTVDTSTTSYTINESMDFAIPVSTISQLSQGEFVGIVADNFGEEIDRKVFRGHIKVDKRTDQIKKEIPLNINEDNLEELLNGNFKRIVEEIDIIIENELAEINKAKKEEEEKKEENNEKGENNKKDEQEDGGGGGEGRSKKRNIEKTRPVRKRSSKMM; this comes from the coding sequence ATGAAAGACAAATTTTCCATAGACATAGTAATAATTTTCGCCCTGGTTATGTGTTTAATATTATTGTTGTTAGATATATATACCGGGTTTTATCAGGAACTGAATAGTCTTGGTTTAACCGACGGGCAGTTAAACCGGGCAATCAAAAAAATATACGGGTCTTTCCCCTTAATATCAAATTCCTTCTTCTTGCGTATTCTTATTCTCGGTGTTTTTATGCTTGGGGCATTTGGTATAAGTTTTAAAAAGAAACCGGAGGAAGACGATGATTTAAAAAAATATGTAGTTTCCGTAGTTATATCTTTTTTCTTATTTGTAGTAAGTGGTGGCTTTAAAATTAATTTAACGGCCAACATACTCATCAGTTTTGCTTCCTGGATGGTATTTATCTGGAGTTTTTTACACATACGGAAGCATTTTAATTTTTTCTCCAATAAAGATGAGTTTAACAACAAAAACCTCATTTTTCAACAGGAAAAATTATATAAGCAAAACCCTTATTCCATCAACCTTAAAACAGAGAATGGATTGATAAATGTAGTAAATCCGTTCAGGGCTACAATGGTATTGGGAACTCCCGGATCCGGGAAGTCATATTCTGTAATAGAGGAATATATCAGGCAACACATCATGAAAAACTTCTCCATGTTGGTATATGATTTTAAATTCCCTTCTCTTGCAAAAGAGACCTACGGATTTTATGAATATTACAAAAAAACTTATAAAGTTACCCCGCGATTTACAGTTATTTCCCTGGATGATATTGAACATTCGAATTTTGTAAACCCGATAAGTCCGGACCTCATACGTAAAACAGCCGATGCCATAGAAGCATCTCAAACGGTTCTTTATAACCTTAATAAAGAATGGATTACTAAAAAAGACTTTTTTGCGCAATCAGCCATATCCTATTTTGCCTGTTGTATCTACTTTTTGAAATTATTTGAAGGCGGAAAGTTTTGTACGTTGCCACATGCCATAGCGTTGGCTTCATGTCCTGACGAAAAAGTGTTCAAAATTTTTCAAAAATGGCCCGAACTGCGATTTTTTATGACTCCTTTTGCCGACGCCCTGGAGAAACAGGCTTACGAACAGTTATCAGGGCAAACGGCAACTGCCAGAATACCATTGTCGCAATTGGCTACAAGAGAGTTGTTTTGGGTAATGGGTAATAATGTATACCCCGAGCTTAATGCTTCGCTGGATGTCAATAACCCTGAAGACCCGCAAATTATGATATTGGCAAATTCTCCAACAACACAAACCACCAACTCACCTGCTTTAGGGTTAATATCTACGCAGTTGATAAAGGTAGTTAACACCCAAGATAAAATACCTTGTTCCATAATAATTGATGAGTTGCCTACCATGTACTTTATGGGATTGGATAACCTGATCGCTACCGCCAGGTCAAACAAAGTATCTACCACTATCGGGGCACAGGACCTTGAACAACTTAAACGTGATTATGGAGATAAAGTGGCAGAGACCATTTTTAATATTGTGGGGAATATTTTTAGCGGCTCCGTTAGAAGCGGAACGGCTACCAAACTTCAGGAAATTTTCGGAAAGAAAAAGCAACGCCTTAAAAACATGACGGTAGATACCTCTACTACCTCATACACTATAAATGAAAGTATGGATTTTGCAATTCCCGTATCAACCATATCCCAACTTTCTCAAGGAGAATTTGTAGGAATTGTGGCCGATAATTTTGGTGAAGAAATAGACAGAAAAGTCTTTAGGGGACATATAAAAGTAGATAAAAGGACCGATCAGATTAAAAAAGAGATCCCTTTAAATATTAATGAAGATAATCTTGAAGAGCTGCTAAACGGTAATTTTAAAAGGATAGTAGAGGAGATTGATATTATTATTGAAAATGAATTAGCTGAAATAAACAAGGCCAAAAAAGAAGAAGAAGAGAAAAAAGAAGAAAATAATGAAAAAGGTGAAAATAATAAAAAAGATGAACAGGAAGACGGAGGCGGAGGCGGAGAAGGAAGAAGCAAAAAACGAAATATAGAAAAAACCAGGCCAGTAAGAAAGAGGAGCTCAAAAATGATGTAA
- a CDS encoding M23 family metallopeptidase: MKFKRKIPPALLLMCTTIICYTQTGNEEKINQLYEKAELQKMPVYFPLPSKSFKRISSWYGMRKHPILNENKFHYGVDLAAKKGTPVYASAHGKVVKVEFSSSYGNYVVIDHYDGYKTLYAHMMLSNVKKNQKVQQGAVIGFVGSTGRSTRPHLHYEIVRNNKKIDPFKYWKGIMNIMKTKPLAL; the protein is encoded by the coding sequence ATGAAATTTAAAAGAAAAATACCACCGGCCCTTTTACTGATGTGCACAACAATTATTTGTTATACACAAACAGGTAATGAAGAGAAAATAAACCAGCTGTATGAAAAAGCAGAATTACAAAAAATGCCTGTTTATTTTCCGTTGCCTTCAAAGAGTTTTAAAAGGATTTCATCTTGGTATGGAATGCGAAAACATCCGATCCTGAACGAAAATAAATTTCATTATGGGGTTGACCTGGCGGCAAAGAAAGGAACGCCGGTATATGCTTCTGCCCATGGCAAAGTGGTAAAAGTTGAGTTTTCATCCAGTTACGGAAACTATGTTGTTATTGATCATTACGATGGGTATAAAACCTTGTATGCTCATATGATGCTATCTAATGTGAAGAAAAATCAAAAGGTACAACAAGGGGCTGTCATCGGGTTTGTGGGATCTACAGGACGGTCTACCAGGCCGCATTTACATTATGAAATTGTTAGAAATAATAAAAAGATAGATCCTTTTAAGTATTGGAAAGGCATTATGAATATAATGAAAACAAAGCCTTTAGCCCTATAG
- the traM gene encoding conjugative transposon protein TraM: MDTNKKIIVAIVAIVLTGLLIFTFRGYIFKDSLSTGEIGEGLEFDSPDIDLKKLDHSTKKELYDESHAYDKDRYDSLADNLSFLQRMKKKLLKEETVKEEVPNVDEDLQMLMALQSSLNDPNAQPDINYPTPVATPEPEKKLPKEGDYFFGASLSTNPSPGENLIPAETIDQGVFKQGTTIALRTKQPIILPKQNIKIPKGAVIYGVVRIENTRLSININKYKRDNKLYSIDMDVYDYDGVQGIHLDHRSIFSIPSNVSKDVYRAAMQTYEQQPILGSRDRREPLDRVAILSAAKEISRELFDNRKVFVPRKYHLWLTLNEEYNDK, from the coding sequence ATGGATACTAATAAGAAAATAATTGTTGCTATTGTTGCTATAGTCCTTACAGGGTTGTTAATTTTTACCTTCAGGGGATATATATTCAAAGATTCTTTGTCTACAGGAGAAATAGGGGAAGGGTTAGAGTTTGATTCTCCGGATATTGATTTAAAGAAACTGGATCACTCTACCAAAAAAGAATTGTATGATGAATCTCATGCCTATGACAAAGACCGTTACGATTCGTTAGCCGACAATCTTTCTTTTTTGCAAAGAATGAAAAAGAAATTGTTAAAAGAGGAGACTGTTAAAGAGGAGGTTCCCAATGTAGATGAAGATTTGCAAATGTTAATGGCCCTGCAGAGCAGTTTGAATGATCCTAATGCACAGCCGGATATAAATTATCCAACACCTGTTGCCACCCCCGAACCGGAAAAAAAGTTACCTAAGGAAGGCGATTATTTTTTTGGGGCATCACTCTCTACCAATCCGTCACCAGGAGAAAACCTTATTCCCGCAGAAACTATTGATCAGGGAGTTTTTAAACAGGGAACCACAATAGCATTAAGGACAAAGCAACCTATAATACTGCCAAAACAAAATATAAAAATTCCTAAAGGAGCAGTAATCTATGGGGTGGTAAGGATTGAAAATACCAGGTTAAGCATCAATATCAACAAATATAAAAGAGATAATAAGCTGTACTCAATTGATATGGATGTGTATGATTATGATGGCGTACAGGGTATACACCTTGATCATAGAAGCATTTTTTCAATACCATCTAATGTTTCCAAAGATGTATATAGAGCTGCTATGCAAACCTATGAACAGCAACCAATTTTAGGAAGTAGAGATAGAAGGGAACCTTTGGACAGGGTAGCTATATTATCGGCTGCAAAAGAAATATCCAGGGAATTATTTGATAATAGAAAAGTATTTGTTCCCAGAAAATATCATCTATGGCTAACCCTAAACGAAGAGTATAATGATAAATAA
- a CDS encoding TraG family conjugative transposon ATPase: MINKIEKIFPIYTIEKDLLISKYGDVSLIYELKMPQIYSLDKHAMDEINLIIDKLIRSLPSDTVLQKQDYFFVANLKDPITVGSNMLSQSDNSYYFEKPILTHQCYLIFTKDSKSKVNIANSAVKYEKYLQDIESFITDIDISVSFLSKEEYFNVNRLDSDQIIDLIGKYFSLTPKSDHKLKDIFLDRQLQVANKIGEVYAITSNNELPISLNSYIRNKEYSTQRTDFFVPYIQSLCLGLECNHIYNQIIYIEKSEAVFKSIKTKMNNFRSLSLLSKENELNYDNIEGLVENVIDKELKFIRQHFNIIIWDDNKEKLEKSKNDLENTFREMGILPYHIKYSIRDIYINSSPGAATAIPQEYRFIGISEHTPSLMNFESYYESFKDGILLCDRKNGSPVRLDLWDEPVKRGHIVNRNRLIFGPSGTGKSFLINHIASQYYEQGHHIVMIDIGDSYKKLCTLVKGQYYTYDIDNPMEFNPFYVHGEIDIDKKEFLVSLIMFLWKGETPFSKEEKQIITLYLDAYYAHLKVHTNIFPKLSTFYEFVMENRVEYNEEKYFDKLSFDLSVRDFYDGKYKNILNSEQPVDLVNERFIVFEMDNIKDHPILFPLVTMLSIDVVMGKIRRLKGIKKSIFIDECWKPISKGEMAEFIKYMYKTVRKHYGEVAIATQDIEDILDTTAGPAMINNTDTMILLSHKKKMASKDKLGTHLSFNEADLEKLFSTDKREVFIKVGNVSNVYKVSVSDERYACYSSNANENQFIFDRYKKHKNMKLALNEFINHNKKV, encoded by the coding sequence ATGATAAATAAGATAGAAAAAATATTTCCTATTTATACAATAGAGAAGGATTTGTTGATCTCAAAATATGGCGATGTAAGTTTGATATACGAACTAAAAATGCCTCAAATCTATTCTTTAGATAAGCATGCAATGGATGAGATTAATTTAATCATAGATAAATTGATACGGTCATTGCCATCGGATACGGTTTTACAAAAGCAGGATTACTTTTTTGTTGCCAATTTAAAAGACCCTATAACAGTGGGCTCTAATATGTTGTCGCAAAGTGATAACAGCTATTATTTTGAAAAACCAATACTAACACATCAATGCTACCTGATATTTACAAAAGACTCGAAGAGTAAGGTGAACATTGCAAATAGTGCTGTTAAGTATGAAAAATATCTTCAGGATATAGAAAGTTTTATTACAGATATAGATATAAGTGTTTCTTTTTTATCAAAAGAAGAGTATTTTAATGTAAACAGGCTTGATAGTGATCAGATCATTGATCTTATAGGTAAATATTTTTCCCTTACTCCAAAAAGTGATCACAAATTAAAAGATATCTTTTTGGACAGACAATTACAGGTTGCCAACAAGATTGGGGAAGTATATGCAATTACTTCAAACAATGAGCTTCCCATTAGCCTTAATAGTTACATAAGAAATAAAGAATATTCAACACAACGTACAGATTTCTTTGTGCCTTACATACAGTCGCTTTGTTTAGGATTAGAATGCAATCATATTTATAATCAAATTATTTACATAGAAAAATCTGAAGCTGTATTCAAGTCCATCAAAACAAAAATGAACAATTTTAGGAGTTTATCACTCTTGTCAAAGGAAAATGAATTGAATTATGACAACATTGAAGGATTAGTAGAGAATGTTATTGACAAAGAGTTAAAATTTATCAGGCAGCATTTTAACATTATTATTTGGGATGATAACAAAGAAAAACTGGAAAAAAGTAAAAATGATTTAGAGAATACTTTTCGTGAAATGGGCATACTGCCATATCATATTAAATACTCAATCAGGGACATATACATTAACAGTAGTCCCGGTGCAGCCACAGCAATACCTCAGGAATATAGGTTTATTGGTATATCAGAACACACACCAAGTCTTATGAACTTTGAGAGTTATTATGAAAGTTTTAAAGACGGGATTTTATTATGTGACCGGAAAAACGGATCTCCGGTAAGGTTAGACCTATGGGATGAACCTGTAAAAAGAGGACACATAGTAAATAGAAACCGATTGATATTTGGCCCCTCCGGAACCGGTAAATCTTTTTTGATAAACCATATTGCATCCCAATATTATGAGCAAGGGCATCATATAGTTATGATCGATATTGGAGACTCCTATAAAAAGTTATGTACCCTGGTAAAAGGACAGTACTATACGTATGATATTGATAATCCCATGGAGTTTAACCCTTTTTACGTTCACGGAGAAATTGATATAGATAAAAAAGAGTTTCTGGTATCATTGATCATGTTCTTGTGGAAAGGAGAAACTCCGTTCTCAAAAGAAGAAAAGCAGATAATCACTCTCTATTTAGATGCGTATTACGCTCATCTTAAAGTGCATACCAACATTTTTCCAAAACTATCCACTTTTTATGAGTTTGTTATGGAAAACAGGGTAGAGTATAATGAAGAAAAGTATTTTGATAAGTTAAGTTTTGACCTGTCTGTAAGGGATTTTTATGATGGAAAATATAAAAACATCCTTAACTCGGAACAACCTGTTGATTTGGTGAACGAACGGTTTATTGTTTTTGAAATGGACAATATCAAAGATCACCCGATATTATTCCCGCTTGTCACAATGCTTTCCATTGATGTAGTTATGGGAAAAATACGCAGGCTCAAAGGAATCAAGAAGTCCATATTTATTGATGAATGCTGGAAACCCATTTCTAAGGGTGAAATGGCCGAATTTATAAAATATATGTATAAAACGGTAAGGAAACATTATGGAGAAGTGGCCATCGCAACCCAGGATATAGAAGATATTTTAGATACTACCGCTGGCCCGGCTATGATAAATAATACCGATACCATGATACTGCTGTCACATAAAAAGAAAATGGCCTCTAAGGATAAATTAGGAACGCACCTTTCTTTTAATGAAGCCGATCTGGAAAAGCTTTTCTCCACTGATAAGCGAGAGGTATTTATAAAAGTAGGGAATGTATCAAATGTATATAAAGTGAGTGTTTCGGATGAACGGTATGCCTGTTACTCATCCAATGCAAATGAGAACCAATTTATTTTTGATCGTTACAAAAAACATAAAAATATGAAACTGGCACTAAATGAATTTATTAATCATAATAAAAAAGTATAA